A region of the Prochlorococcus marinus XMU1402 genome:
AAAAAAGTTATCTATTGGAGGCCTTAGTAATAAAAATCTAGTCGGTTTTAAAAAAGAATTTTTTAAATTATCAGATGAAATAAAAAATTTTTAATTTCTTTTCTGGCCACTAAAAATATCTAACTGCATAGAAACATTCCCTCTGGGGTTAAATGCAGCATTTAAATGTATCCAGTGAGGTGAACCTTCATTCACTAAATCATCCATAATTCTATTCACAACTTCCTCATGTGATATTTTTATATCCCTAAAATTATTAATATAAAGCTTTAAAGACTTCAACTCATAGACTTTCAAATTAGGTTGATAATTAATATTTAGCTTTGCAAAATCTGGATAACCAGAAAAGGGGCACTTACATGTAAATTCAGGTAACTGAATAGAAATTTCATAAATTCTTTTCTTATTTGGATTATCGAAACAAATTATTTTTGATTCTTCAATAATTCTTTCACCATATAGCGGTCTTTGAGTCGAATCTTCTAATTTAGCTGTACTCATTTTTAGTAGAACTTTTTTACTAAACCTATATAAAAACTATATATAAAGATAAAAATTCGCAAAAGTATCAACAAATATAAGTATTACAATTGGCTAAGTCAAAAGATGTTAAATCTTATTTTTGTATCAACTGTCACATTCATAAAGTCCGCCGAAAGGTTTAGATGTGTTTAGTTCAATTAAAAATTAATGGACATTTGTTTGATAACTATCGATAAAAACTTAAATAAATCCCTTCAACCAAAAACTGCAATTGGAATGTTATGGCTTCAAACACACTTTGAGAATGATCAGTGGGAAGCGTTGTCAAATAGTACAGTAATAATTTCTGAAGAAAATTCCCAAATATTAATTGAAGACGCCAAGAATGCAGGCCTTAATGTTGAATGTTTTTCTGATATTTCAATATTGGATGTTTTCCCAAAAAACAATTAAAATAGGAATGTTCAATCTTTAATCATGAAGAAAATTGAAGCAATCATACGTCCATTTAAGCTGGAGGATGTAAAAATTGCATTAGTAAATTCCGGTATTGTTGGAATGACAGTTAGTGAAGTTAGAGGTTTTGGAAGGCAAAAAGGACAAGTTGAAAGATATAGAGGTTCCGAATTTACTGTTGAATTCCTTCAAAAACTTAAAGTAGAAGTTGTCGTAGAAGATGAAAAGGTTAATTCAGTCATAGATGCGATTGCTGAAGCAGCAAAAACTGGAGAGATAGGTGACGGAAAAATATTTATCACATCAATTGATTCAGTTGTAAGAATTAGAACTGGCGACAAAGACGAAGAAGCTCTTTAATTCAAAGAGTTTCTTTTACTAAATTTTGTATATATTCACTATTAATACTTTTATTTGATTGACTTCCTAAGGTCATCCAAGCTAGATATTCATGATTCCCAGCAGGACCTACCAGCGGAGAAGCTATCAAATTCTTTATATTCCATTGGAAATTTTTAGCAGCATAGAGAACAGACTCTATAGCCTCAATATGGAATTTAGGATTGCGAACAACGCCTCCTTTACTGACTTTATCTTTACCCACCTCAAATTGGGGTTTAATTAAAAATATTCCCTCACTACAATCACCCTCTAATAAATTACCAATAGATTTAAAAACTAACTTTAATGAAATAAAAGACAAATCAGCAACAACAAAATTTGGTAATTCATTACTTCTAGATAAAAGGTCATTAGGTTTTAAATTTCGAATATTGGTTCGTTCAAAAAGTAGAACTTTTGGGTTGTTTCTAATCTTCCATGCAGTTTGTCCATAACCAACATCTATCCCATAAACTAACTTTGCGCCTTGTTGCAATAAGCAATCAGTAAATCCCCCAGTAGAGATTCCTGCGTCAATACATATTTTGTCTTTTACTTTAATTTCAAGTTTTTTAAATGCCTCCAATAATTTTTCGCCGCCCCTTGATACAAACATAGGCGCGGAATCAATAAAAAACTCAGATCCAATTAATACTTGTTGTCCAGGTTTATCAAATACTTTCCCATTGATATCTCTAACCTTGCCCGCAAGAATTAAACCTTGGGCTTTTTGACGAGTTTCACATAAACCTTTATTTAGAAGATAAAGATCTAATCTACTTTTTTTAATCATATATTAATCAATAAAAAAAGACTGAATAATGAACTTCTATGAGATTAAGATCCAAATTCTTTAATACCTTTCAATTTTAAATAAGAACTAAAAAATTACCCATGATTACCGAAAGAATATATGCAAACATTTTTATATTTAAGCTTTCTTTGTCAGCTTGAAAAATGTTACATAGGAAAATAATAATCGGTCAAATATGTTCAATGGCAATTACATCTTTAAAGGTATAGGGCAATAATTCGATTTTGTTATAAAGTTTAAATTGATAATAAATAAAAATTGTGATCGAGCGTTACACATTACCCGAAATGGGGAAAATCTGGACTGAAAGCGCAAAATTCCAGAGTTGGCTTAAGGTTGAAATAGCTGCATGTGAAGCAAATTTTTCCCTCGGGAAAATCCCTGAGAATGCCATGAAAGAGATACGTTCAAATGCAAAGTTTGATAAATCTAGAATTACAGAAATTGAGAAAGAAGTTAAACATGATGTCATAGCATTTCTTACAAGCGTTAATGAATTTGTAGGAGATTCAGGAAGATACATACATGTTGGCATGACCAGTAGTGATGTACTTGATACTGGCTTATCTCTTCAGTTAGTAGATTCTTGCGAATTGTTATTAGAAGAAATTGAGAACCTAGAAAATGAGGTCAGATTATTAGCAAGGAAGCATAAAAATACATTAATGATTGGCAGATCTCATGCAATTCATGGGGAGCCAATTTCCTTCGGTTTTAAACTTGCTGGATGGTTAGCAGAAATAATAAGGAACAAAAAAAGATTGTTAACTCTGAAAGATTCTGTAGCAATTGGTCAAATAAGTGGTGCAATGGGAACTTACGCTAATACGAATCCTAAAGTAGAACAAATAACTTGTGATTTACTCGGCTTAAAACCTGATACAGCAAGTACGCAGGTTATATCGAGAGACAGACATGCAGAATATGTGCAAACTATTGCACTAGTTGGCGCTTCTTTAGATAGATTCGCAACTGAAATAAGAAATTTACAAAGAACTGATGTTTTAGAAGTTGAGGAGGGCTTTACAAAAGGGCAAAAAGGGAGTTCTGCCATGCCTCATAAAAGAAATCCTATTCGAAGTGAAAGAGTAAGTGGTTTAGCAAGAATTTTGAGGAGTTACGTCTTAACAGCACTTGAAAATGTTCCACTTTGGCACGAAAGAGATATAAGCCATAGTTCAAATGAACGTATCATGCTACCTGACGTTTCAATCTGCTTGCATTTTATGCTCAGGGAAATGCAAGATATAGTTAGCAATTTAGAAGTTTATCCAAAAAATATGCTCAAAAATTTAAATATATATGGTGGTGTAATCTTTAGTCAGAAAGTTTTACTTTTGCTTGTAGAGAAGGGCTTGTCTAGAGAAAAAGCTTATAGCTTAGTACAAAAAAATGCGCATCAGGCCTGGAATACTCAGAATGGGAATTTCAAACAAAATATAGAGAGAGATAATGAAATTATGGATTTTATTGATCAAACTGACTTAGAAGAATGTTTTAATCCTTCAATTCATCTTAATCATTTAAGTGTAATATGGGAGAAGTTAGGTATCTAGGATTACTGAAAACCTTATCTAAGTTAAACCAGTGTTTTCAGAGGATTAATGACCAAAAAATTTAGAATTGAAAAAGATAGTATGGGAACAATAGAGGTTCCCATGGAAGCTTTGTGGGGTGCTCAAACACAAAGATCGATAGTAAATTTTTCTATTGGAGAAGAATTAATTCCAATTGAGTTAATTTATTCACTGACCCTCATAAAAAAAGCTGCTTCAATTGCGAATTTCAATTTAGGTTTAATAAATAAAAGAAAAAAAGATTTGATTGTAGAAGCATGTACGGAAATACTTGATGGGCTTCACGATTCACAGTTTCCCTTAAAGGTTTGGCAAACAGGTAGTGGCACGCAAACAAATATGAATGTTAATGAGGTAATTTCAAATATTGCAGCTTTAAAAACTAATTCAAAGCTTGGTAGTCATCAACCAATTCATCCGAATGATGATGTAAATAAATCTCAGTCAACTAATGACACTTTTCCTACTGCTATTCAAATATCTGTTGTTAATGAAATAATCAAAAATTTAGTCCCAACGATCAGAGAACTTACTAAGGTCCTTGATAAAAAAAGTGAAGAATGGAAAGACCTTATAAAGATAGGAAGGACCCATTTTCAAGATGCAGTTCCCCTTACTTTTGGGCAAGAAATATCAGGATGGTCAGAGCAACTTAAAGATGCTGAGAATGCAATTATTATGAGTCTGAATGAATTGTATTTCTTACCATTGGGAGGAACTGCGGTTGGTACAGGGATTAATTGTCCAAAAGGATTTTGTGAAGAGTCTATAAAATCAATTTCCGATGATACTAATCTAATGTTCTATAAATCAAAAAATAATTTTTCTATCATGGCCTCGCATGATCGTCTTGCTCAAGTAATGAGTCAGATAAAAATACTAGCAGGTGCATTATTTAAAATTTCAAATGATATAAAAATTCTATCTTCTGGTCCAAGATCAGGAATATATGAACTAATTATTCCTCAAAATGAACCTGGAAGTTCTATTATGCCTGGTAAAGTAAATCCAACTCAATGCGAAGCCTTATCAATGGTATGCACTCAGATAATGGGTCTTGAATATGCAGTCTCAATGGCAAATTCTAGCGGCACTTTACAGATGAATGAATATAAGCCTCTTATTGGATTTAATATTCTTACAAGTTTAAAATTACTTAAAAGTGTAATTGAAAACTTCAGAATAAAATTAGTTGATGGGATGGAACCTAATCAAAAGAGAATGAAGTTAAATTTAGAAAATTCACTAATGTTGGTTACAGCCATAGTGCCAAAAGTTGGTTATGAAAAAGCAGCTGAAATTGCAAACCTTGCCTTCAAAGAATCATTAAATTTAAAAGAGGCAACAATTAAATTGGGTTATTTAAACGAAAATGAATTTGATGAAGCAATGAATATCAATTCAATGATTTGATTAAAAAAATTTAAAAATTATTGTCAATTCTTTTTGTTGCAGGATTAATATCTTCAGAGACTTTTATAAGATCATTAGATTCAGAAACAGGAAAACGATTAATAGCTTTTAATGCTATTTTAGCTTTGCTTTTTAATTTATTACTAACACCAATACAGTATTGCACTTGAGAAAGGACATCAATTGATCTTCTAATAATCCTCACCACATCACCTTCGTCTAATGAAGTATTAAAAACTAAATCTTTCCATTTTTTTCCTTTTGCCCATTCGGAAATAATTCCAGTCAACTCTGTTTCTAAATAGATAGGAATTTCAATATGATACTTATTTTGTTGAAAAGAGACTAATTTTCTTAATCCATCTAATTCATTAAAAACATCTATTACCTTTAAAGAAGGCTTGAAATTACACCAAAGATTAGGCCTCCTTACATCAACACATATAGCTTGAATAATTGCAGCTAACTCAGGAGGATCTAAATCGTCTAAATAACCACTAACTAAAACAAGACCAATCCATAATTCATTTTCACTTCTTATTGCACCAACTGTTTGTCCAACTTCTGTCAATTCCAAATCATTTAAACAACCAAAATGATTCAAAATTTTAATCAAATCAGTAAAAGTTCTCCAGTGTTGATTTTCTTTATCCTCAAGAAGTTTTTTTCTAATATTTATTTCTTGTTCAACATCAATAATTCTTTTTCTATATTTCTTTAATTTCTTGGAGTCTCCAAATCTGTGTGCGGGATGATCAGTAACTGTTTCTTCTAAATTATTAATTTGTTGCTTTTGTGCCAAAACTTCCGTTGTCAAATCATATTGTGGAGTTTGTAAATCAATTTTTTTAGAAACTTCTAAAATTCGATCCGCATAACACTGCGACATATCATCTCCCCTAAATACCTCTCCAGAAAAATACATCTTTGGCGCTTCAAGTCCTAAAACATCAATTGCATCCAAATCATTAAAAATACTTACTATGTATGAAGGTTTTATAAGAATAAATATATTATCAATTGTCAAACACAATAAACTCTTAATTTTTTGGGATTCATATATTTTCTTACAAATTAATCCTGGAACAATTTTTCTTTTAATTTGGGGAGCTTTGATTGAAATTAAGCTTCCATCTTTAATAAATGGAAGTGCATTTGTTATCTCTTCTGATAATTTTTCTGCTGATTGTTTTTCTAAAATTTTCAAGAGTCTTCTCTCTTCTTTAAGACGATTTTTTAACTTTTCGTATGCATCAAAATCTTTCCATGAAACGTTAGATGTAATTTTTTTTAACTCAATTAAATCCTTATCTAAATTTTCAAGAATTTTATTCTCACCTGAT
Encoded here:
- a CDS encoding class II fumarate hydratase encodes the protein MTKKFRIEKDSMGTIEVPMEALWGAQTQRSIVNFSIGEELIPIELIYSLTLIKKAASIANFNLGLINKRKKDLIVEACTEILDGLHDSQFPLKVWQTGSGTQTNMNVNEVISNIAALKTNSKLGSHQPIHPNDDVNKSQSTNDTFPTAIQISVVNEIIKNLVPTIRELTKVLDKKSEEWKDLIKIGRTHFQDAVPLTFGQEISGWSEQLKDAENAIIMSLNELYFLPLGGTAVGTGINCPKGFCEESIKSISDDTNLMFYKSKNNFSIMASHDRLAQVMSQIKILAGALFKISNDIKILSSGPRSGIYELIIPQNEPGSSIMPGKVNPTQCEALSMVCTQIMGLEYAVSMANSSGTLQMNEYKPLIGFNILTSLKLLKSVIENFRIKLVDGMEPNQKRMKLNLENSLMLVTAIVPKVGYEKAAEIANLAFKESLNLKEATIKLGYLNENEFDEAMNINSMI
- the purB gene encoding adenylosuccinate lyase, producing the protein MIERYTLPEMGKIWTESAKFQSWLKVEIAACEANFSLGKIPENAMKEIRSNAKFDKSRITEIEKEVKHDVIAFLTSVNEFVGDSGRYIHVGMTSSDVLDTGLSLQLVDSCELLLEEIENLENEVRLLARKHKNTLMIGRSHAIHGEPISFGFKLAGWLAEIIRNKKRLLTLKDSVAIGQISGAMGTYANTNPKVEQITCDLLGLKPDTASTQVISRDRHAEYVQTIALVGASLDRFATEIRNLQRTDVLEVEEGFTKGQKGSSAMPHKRNPIRSERVSGLARILRSYVLTALENVPLWHERDISHSSNERIMLPDVSICLHFMLREMQDIVSNLEVYPKNMLKNLNIYGGVIFSQKVLLLLVEKGLSREKAYSLVQKNAHQAWNTQNGNFKQNIERDNEIMDFIDQTDLEECFNPSIHLNHLSVIWEKLGI
- the queF gene encoding preQ(1) synthase, which gives rise to MSTAKLEDSTQRPLYGERIIEESKIICFDNPNKKRIYEISIQLPEFTCKCPFSGYPDFAKLNINYQPNLKVYELKSLKLYINNFRDIKISHEEVVNRIMDDLVNEGSPHWIHLNAAFNPRGNVSMQLDIFSGQKRN
- a CDS encoding P-II family nitrogen regulator; the protein is MKKIEAIIRPFKLEDVKIALVNSGIVGMTVSEVRGFGRQKGQVERYRGSEFTVEFLQKLKVEVVVEDEKVNSVIDAIAEAAKTGEIGDGKIFITSIDSVVRIRTGDKDEEAL
- a CDS encoding TlyA family RNA methyltransferase, which translates into the protein MIKKSRLDLYLLNKGLCETRQKAQGLILAGKVRDINGKVFDKPGQQVLIGSEFFIDSAPMFVSRGGEKLLEAFKKLEIKVKDKICIDAGISTGGFTDCLLQQGAKLVYGIDVGYGQTAWKIRNNPKVLLFERTNIRNLKPNDLLSRSNELPNFVVADLSFISLKLVFKSIGNLLEGDCSEGIFLIKPQFEVGKDKVSKGGVVRNPKFHIEAIESVLYAAKNFQWNIKNLIASPLVGPAGNHEYLAWMTLGSQSNKSINSEYIQNLVKETL